The following nucleotide sequence is from Nycticebus coucang isolate mNycCou1 chromosome 8, mNycCou1.pri, whole genome shotgun sequence.
TGGCCGATGATGGCATTGGCCACTTGGAGGGCCACATTGTCTGGGTTGGCCCAGCCAGGTCCTTCTACCGCAATGGCCACATGGGCCAATGGTAGGGCGTCGTCACGGTGACGGATCTGAAACAGTTACAATAGGCTGAGTGACAGCCAGACTGCCTGGAGAACAGAACGGTGGTGGCAGGTGTAGGTGGATTGTGCACATGCATGTGAACAAATGTGCTCAGGAGGCAGCAGCCACAGGTCCCCTTACCAACTCCTGAGGCATCTTTGGAGTAACCAGGATAACCGTGCCCACAAGGGTCCTCTAATAGGCCCCCAACTGAGAGCACCACCCCAGCCTGCCCAGCAGGCACACACCTCGCTGCCAGTGAAGCGGCACGGAATAAGAGCAGGCACGGCATCCTCTGCGTACGTCACAGAGACATTGCTCAGGTGCTTCTGGGCAAGGTCTAACAGCTGCTGATGCTCTACCCCTGCCAAGACAAGACAGTGGTGTTACTGGTAAGCCGGGGTCCAAGGCGCAGGGTAGAGGGAATCACAGACAGGTAGAGAACCTCCATGACCTCTCTTAGCAGGAGACTCCAGAAGGAAGACAGAACATCAGGGTGAGGAAGAGGATCCTCCAcagacagaccctgtctcaagggTAGGGCAGGCACCATGGGTCCGAATAGTTCCCATGACCTCAGGCACAGGAGACAGGCAGCACTCTAAGCTTAAAAATGGGTTGCCATGCGATATAAGTGTTAATTCTCATCCTAGAACCAGCCTGTCACCTACATCAGATAGAAGACTGGTGCTCCCTGGGCCCAGAGCCTGCTTTGTCCCTCTAGCCCTACCTCAAGTAGATCTGGCTGCTGGCCCTGCAGGGGTGTCAAGTCAGAGGGCACAAAGAGGTACTACTGCAGACCTATGATTAGCTCTGGGATCCCTTGAGAGCTGGGGGCATTTACAAGTTACAAACTCATGCCCTCAGGACCCCTTGCTGGACTTTGCCTTACCTCCATAAGAGGAGCCCTCTGGCACTGTAACTGGTGAGCACTGTAGCAGCGGCCAGCCTCCTCAGAGCAATAGCCTATCACTTGCCTTGgccttttattctttcctcccATGAGCTCAAGCTTTATCAAGACTTGACAAAATCTGAGGTGTCTGTAGTTCACGCTGCTCTAGCTCCCCAAGTTCCCTGGTTCCAAACCCCAGTCATGCTCTTCCCATCAGTCTTTCTTACCCACTCAACTGCTATGGCCATGAGCTAGGAACCATCCTTGGCCCCACTCTCCAACCCATGTCCAGACCCCCATTGGGTTTCCATCCACTCTCTTCCTCCTGCTATCTCTCCCTACAGACTTGCCACAGCCCCTCCCTAGCCATCCTGCCTCCAGTCAGGTGCCGCACAGTAGCAGAGCaaaacttaaaaacttaaaacataCGTCAGGCCAAGAGACTGGTCTTCCCCTCTGCTCAGGCTCCCCACACGCCACCTAAATAACACCACCCTTTAAGCCTCTGTTCAAATGATAGGTGCTTTAAAAAGGCCACTTCACCCTACAACTCTTGAGTTCTCCATTAAAATCTCTACCATTCTGGGgctggtgcagtggttcacgcctgtaatcctagcactctgggaaacggAGCCAGGTAGACTGCccagctcaggagttaaagaccagcctgagcaacagcaagacctcgtctctcctaaaattaggaaaactggccaggcattgtggcaggcacctgtagtcctcaggaggcggaggcaagaggatcacttgagtctaagaattTGAGCTtattgtgagctataatgccaccgctctttacccagggtgacagagtaagactcttatctcaaaacacacacacacacaaaaaaactaccATTCTGTGCCTTCAAGGCAATTCCAGGTCTTCCCAGTCCATCAAGTGTGTATCATCACATATCCAATGTCTAGTTCGACCAATGGCAAGGCCACAAGGAACAAGCCCAGGGGCTCACATCCTCCTTTCTAGCCCACTAATTGTCCTAGGACCAGATGGggttaggaaaagaggaaaagtagCCCTAGATGACCAGTCCCTAGGCAGTGGTCAAGATAGTGGCAACAGGGTAGAATTCTATCCTACCTCAGAGAGCATAGGTAGATGGTCACTCTCATCAAGGACAGGGTGGGGACAAAGTCCCCTTGGGTGGAAGATTCCCTATGGCCTGAATTAGGAAATCTGGGCTCTGATAACTAAGGTCAGcacccacacacccagggctTCCATTGATCCATCACTCACCTCCAGCTGCTGCCAGCACTATTCGAGGTGCCTTGTAATGCCTGCTGAGGTACTCAGTCAAGTCTGCACGAGACAGTTTCCTACAAGACATTTGGCCAATGGATCAATGCCTCTCCCAAACTAGAGTGAGTTGGGTTGCACAAATGGGGCTGAGAAGGTAGAAATGAAGAGAGGCATGGCATTTCTAAAGAGTGGGCCCTAGCACAACCCTTCCCCCTTCTCTGCTACCCACCCCTCCAGAGCCCAGAGGGTCTCCCTCATCTGGCCCTGTCTCTGCCTCATGGACAGGCTCATGGTCCTCTCTAAGGAGAGTGCAAGCTAACATGGTAGGACTCTCAAAAGGCAACATCAGAGCTCTCACAGACTATCCCCAACCAGGGTACAAGAAGCCACATGGATGGGATACCCAGATGCTCCTTCCTTTGGAGTATCAGGACACACATGGAAACATACcctaaaataaaacccaaaattcAAGTGAAGGCcacaaaatcatttaaaaagactCACAGGAACCACACTGCAATACACGAAACGATCTCcaattgtatgatttttttttttttttagacagtgtttCATTTtgatgccctcggtagagtactgtggcgtcatagctcacagcaacctcaaactcttgggctcaagtgattctcttgcctcagcctcctgagtagctgggattacaggggcccaccaccatgcctggctatttttttttttttttagagaagggtctcgctcttgctcaggctggtctcaaacccatgaactcaaCAATCCCACTGccgcggcctcccagagtgctaggattacagacatgaaccactgcacccagccccaattgcgtgaattaaaaacaaacaaacaaacaaaaaccaatatTGGTGGCCCGCCAACTAAAAACGTGATCTGGAAGGGGTCTGGCCAGGCCAGAATGAGGGCACACATTCCACCACAAGCCCAGGCAACTCACCTGACATTTTCGCTGGGCCCTTCCACAGTGTGGGCTAGCGGTGTGCCTTGGAAAGCTGTGGCATGCAGGTAATCAAAGACCACGTCCCGCATGGATGCATCATTCTCCTGCATCTCCCTCAGGATCACATCACGTTCCTTCTCAATCTGTGAGTCTTCCAGGCTACAGTTCTGTACAATGTCAGCCAGGAGTTCCACAACTAGATGCAAGGATGACATGTTTAGGTGCCAGATGGACCACTAGAGACAAATCACAACACGAAATCCCCAGGTCTGGATCTCCTGCTGTCCTCTCCTGCTTGCCCTACTGCAAGGCCATACCCTATGGGTACTCCAATTCTGTAGCTAGGCCAGGGAATCCCAGGAGTCTGTCCTCTGCTCCCCTGGAGTTCTACCCTTCTGCCCTTGCTCCCTTCTCCAGGTATTACCTTTTGGTAGATCCTTGGACAGTGCCTTGATGTAGTAGGCAGTGTGCTCCCGGGTGCTATAAGCATTAAGATGGGCCCCTATGCTTTCTACCTCCTTCTCCAAGGCATTCCCAGGCCGATTCTTTGTTCCCTGGAACCAGACATCAATAGAACCAATTAGTAAGCCCAGGAACCCTATCCTCACGATAAAGACCCTGCAGGGGCTAGggacggtggctcatgcctataaccctagcactatgggaggctgagacgggtggactgcttgcactcaggagttcaagaccagcctgaacaataacaagatcccatctcaaggtggcACTTatagctaagtgggtagggcaccggccacatacacccaggctggcaggttcgaatccaacccaggccagctaagcaacaactgcaacaacaaaaaaaatagttgggcattgtggcgggtgcctgtagttccagctacttgggaggccgaggcaagagaatctcttaagcctaagagtttgaggatgctgtgagctttgacgccacagcactctaatgaggacAACATAGTACTGGCCAGGCCAGTACTGTAGCTgagtgatgctacagcactctacccaaggtgacatagtgagactctgtctctaaaaaaaaaaaaaaaaaagaaaagaaatctgcagACAGACAGGCATGCTTGCTTGTGAGCTGTCCTGCTCTGGTAGAATACCTGAGCAACCCTTGGTTATAAAATGGAGATgcatagtttttgttgttgttgagacagagtctcaactcagttgctctggggttgagtgctgtagcatcatagctcacagcaacctcaaactcttgggcttaagaggtcctcttaactcagcctcccaaatagctggaactataggcccatgccaccatgcccagctagttttctgtttttagtagagacagggtcttttcttttttcttttcttttttttttttttttgagacagcctcaagctgtcgcccttggtagagtgccgtagcatcacagctcacagcaacctccaactcctgggctcaagtgattctcttgcctccgcctcctaagtagctgggactacaggcacccaccacaactcccagctattttttggttgcagccatcatcgttgtttggcgaccgggctggatttaaacctgccagctcaggtgtatatggctgacgccttagctgcttgaggcacaggtgccgagccatttttttctttctttctttctttttttttttttcagacagtgtctatgtcaccttgggtagagtgctgtagcatcacagctcacagcaacctcaaactcttgggcttaaccaattctcttgcctcagcctccggagtagctgggacaacgggcgcccaccacaacaactggctatttttaggttgtagttgttgtttgacaggccgggctgtgttcgaacccgctagctttggtgtacggggctggtgccctagccgctgagctacagggacCAAGCCTGCAGATGTTTCGATATACACACATATCTGTATGTTCTGTAAGTCTCCATGTATGCATGCATACAACATAGGACTAGCCTCTCTGGTGAAAAGTAGGGGTCCTGTGGCTTTCCACTGGGTTTTATTGGCTCTGAGGGCCTCACACAGGGGCTCACGGGAAAAGTGTTCACTCAGGACAGGTTAAGCCCACGTAGCACCTTTCATAAAAATCATCAAGAAATCACCCCCCAACTGAGGCCCAAAATTAGGAggctaatttttctcatttccatccTCAAGAGGGACAATAGGTAGCTCTAAGCCCAGGAGAAACACAGACTTCAAGAGCCTCACCTTGAAAGCCAGATGCTCCACAAAGTAGCCAGCCCCATTGTTCTTCTCAGTTTCATAACGGCTGCCAACATCAATCCACAAGCCTACCTGGACAAGAAGCCACCAACAAAGTTAACAAACCACCTCAGCCCCATTCATACCTCATCCTGAGTAACACAAGCACAAGCCCTAGGCATGGGCTCATGGGTCCTAGGGTCAGGGGGGAAAGCCGCCCTAGCAGGACCAGCTGTTTGCAAGTACAACTATGCATGAGGTACAGGGGGCCAGCCAAATGATTGCCATGTTACAATGTATCACTTCTTCTCGCCCTATTTCTTGACTGGTCACCAAGAATACCCAGGGACGGCGatacctatagctcagtgggtagggtgccggccacatacaacagggttggtgggtttgcactggcccaggccagttaaaacaacaatgacaactgcaacataaaaaaaaatagccgggtgttgtagtgggcacctgtacttgggaggctgaggcaagactcacttaagctcaagagttagaggttgctatgagctgtgacaccatagcctctactgagggcaacaaagtgagactctgtctcaaaaaaaaaaaaaaaaaaaaaaaaaaatattctgggaCACCATGTACCAAGTGAAATTCATATCATTTGCTAACAACAGTAACTTACTTTCTCCTTAAAAATTATCCCGTCAGGCCTggcgcgatggctcacacctgtaatcctagcactctaggaggccgaggcaggtggattgcctgagtgcataggttcaacaccagcctgagccagagcgagaccaagtctctaaaaacagctgggcgttatgtcaggcacctgtagtcccagctacttgggaagctgaggcaagaggatcacttaagcccaacagtttaagaaggttgctatgagctgtgacgccacagcaacaaggtgaaactctgtcccctgcccccccccccaaaaaaattatgCCTTGTCTTAATTCTGGTGGTGAGTTTTACCCTTTTACCATTAAGGAAGGAGAATATTGATGTATAATTTAAATAAGTAttttggccaggcccagtggctcttatttgtaatcctagcactctgggagattgaagCAGAAagtacttgaggtcaggagttcgagatcagcctgaacaagagcaagactccatctctacaaaaaaaccccagaaaaattagctggccatggtaacatgtacctatagtcccagctatttgggaggctgaagcaggacaactgcttgagcccaagagtttgaggttgctgtaagttatgatgatGACATTGCATTTAGCCAGGGTACCAGAACAAGACTATCTCAAACATAAAAAAGGAAGTATCTTTCTATTAACacttgaagtttttatttttatttaccttatttacaaaattgcttttaaagatagggtctcaatcTGTCTTTCAGGATGCACTACAGTaccacaatcacagctcactatagccgtaaactcctgagctcaagtgatcctgccacctcagcctcctgaataggacTGCAGGAACACAataccatacccagctaattttttttttttagacagagtctcactttattgccctcagtagagtgccgtggcgtctcagctcacagcaacctccaactcctaggcttcggtgattctcttgcctcagcctctcgagtagctgggactaatattttttgttgcagtttggccagggttgggttcgaacctgccacccttggtatatggggccagcgccctacccactgagccataggcgccacccaaactcagctaattttaaaaatcttttgtagaggctggttttgaacacctGACGTCAAgctattctcctacctcagcctcccaaagagctagggtTACGATATAAGCCACTGTGCaccacctttttttgtttgtttttttgagacacagtcttactatgtcacccttggtagagtgccgtggcataacagatcacagcaacctcaaactcttgggcttaagcgattctcttgcctcagcctctaccacaacacccagctatttttttcttatcgttgtcatcattgtttagcaggcctgggccaggttcaaacccgccagccccagtgtatgtggccggcggtTCTAACCATTGAGCTGAACCaccttttaagtttctttttttttttttttttttgcagtttttggctggtttgaacctgccacctccagtatatggggccggcgccctactccttgagccacaggcaacacccaccttttaagtttttaatcagACCTAGATACCAAACACTGCCACTGTCTCCTTGGCACCCAATAAAAGACTCTTAATTTACTTAAAAGCCTCCAGGTGGCTATGAAATAGCTACTCACTGCACATGGTCACAATGGTCTAGTCTTTTAATTTACTATTCGTTCACAGCTGATCTAAGCTTCCCAGATCTACTTTGTAGGAGATATTGATGTACATGTTGTATGTCACACAATCTTAGATGGACATGTATTTCATATCTAAGATCCTGACAAACAAGACACATTTCAAAATCTATAGTGTAACTTTTGATTCAAactggctgaggcaggtggattgcttgagctcaggagttcaagaccagtctgaatgGCTCCATACCCATACCTCAgaggttacggtgccagccacatacactggggcttgtgggttcgaacctggccagggcctgcaaaacaacaatcacaacaacaacaacaaatagctgggcattgtggtgggcgctacttgggaggctgaggcaacagaatcgcttaagcccaagagtttgagattgctgtgagctgtgacgccactgcactctacccagggtgacagcttgagactccatctctaaaataaaataaaaactagccatgcatggtggcagagcctgtagtcccagctacttgggaggctgaggcaggaggagcacttgagcccaaaagtttgaggttgttggacactctacccagggtgacagagagtgagactttgtctcaaaaatatctCCAGCCTGGAGATTATGTCCTTGAGCTTTGCAGCTAATAGATCTGGACCCCTGCAAGTCACCTAATGTCTCTGAATCCCATTTTCTTCCTTATAAGATAAGGACGTGATCACTCTTCCCATTCGGAATCTTTAACAAAAAGCTAGAGTACAATTTGATGCCCTGCTTGGCATCAAAGGGTGAGTGAGCCTGAGTCTGAACCCAAACCACACAGACTTCAGGACTCACATCCAAGGTCACTCTTCAACCTGGAAAATGATGGCAGACCCAATCTGGAGGTCCCCTCTCCAACGGCGCCCTCCACTCACTGTGCAGGTAGGATGGGATGACTGTTCCGAGGCCACACGCAGCCCATTGTCCAGAACGCTAACCTGAGTTTCCGGTACGTACTGGAGGGCCTGGGCGAAGGTTGCGGTACTCCGCAAAGCAGGAGCCGTCAGCAGGGCCGGCTGTGTAAAGGGACGTCACGAATGAGTACTGAGTAAGAGATTGGCTCTGCAGCTCCCAGGCCCACAGTGGGACCCCTGTGTCCAGGCCACTGGCTAAACAGTCATTCCCGCCCTCTGCCGTGACCTTCCCATGGCTCTGACACCGCgtccttccctcccaccttcGACCTGGCACCGTTAACAGCCCGCACCCCGTCTGTGTCCCGAAGCCCTGCGCCGGGAAGCCCCACTCTCTCGCTGCCACCTCACCGAACGGCGAGTGCGTAGGAGCACTTGAGCCCCGGCGCTAGCAACCCGGCTGACCACGGACGCCGCCATTTTCTAGTTCCCGTCGGGGCTAAGCCGCGCTGCGCACGCGTAAAGCGGCCGGCTACCGCGATGGCGTCCGAGGCGCAGACGCAGGAGCAGGGCCAGGACCGCAGACTTGGCGCTTGGCCGCCTCCTAGTGGAAGCAGATTCACCGCACTGGTGGTTGTTTGGGTCTGCGCTTAGATGGGTTGGCCTGACATCCAGCAGCCCGCACGGTCACGGACGCTGCCCAGTCCATCTCCTTCCACCCGTAGAAGGCAGAGTGCGCGATGTTTTTCACCAATTGCAGTGGCCCTGGATCAATTGCTAGAGCAGAAGCCTGGCGTTCCCAAAGCGCAGCCACGGCAGGTCTGCGGATCCAAGCCTAGGGGCTTAAAGCATCCGCGTGGAATCCTGGTACCAGGAGGCAGCGGACAAAGtcagtttctttccttccttccttccccttcctttccctctcctccccttccctcccctctcctcctctcccttcccgccccttttctttccttctttcttttttttttttgtttgataggGTCTCAGTcgcctcggtagagggctgtagcgtcatag
It contains:
- the LOC128591539 gene encoding cytochrome b-c1 complex subunit 1, mitochondrial, which translates into the protein MAASVVSRVASAGAQVLLRTRRSPALLTAPALRSTATFAQALQYVPETQVSVLDNGLRVASEQSSHPTCTVGLWIDVGSRYETEKNNGAGYFVEHLAFKGTKNRPGNALEKEVESIGAHLNAYSTREHTAYYIKALSKDLPKVVELLADIVQNCSLEDSQIEKERDVILREMQENDASMRDVVFDYLHATAFQGTPLAHTVEGPSENVRKLSRADLTEYLSRHYKAPRIVLAAAGGVEHQQLLDLAQKHLSNVSVTYAEDAVPALIPCRFTGSEIRHRDDALPLAHVAIAVEGPGWANPDNVALQVANAIIGHYDCTYGGGVHMSSPLASVAAARKLCQSFQTFNICYTETGLLGAHFVCDRMNIDDMMFFLQGQWMRLCTSATESEVVRGKNILRNALISHLDGTTPVCEDIGRSLLTYGRRIPLAEWESRIAEVDASVVREVCSKYFYDQCPAVAGFGPIEQLPDYNRIRSGMFWLRF